Proteins from a genomic interval of Paucidesulfovibrio longus DSM 6739:
- the dsrA gene encoding dissimilatory-type sulfite reductase subunit alpha yields MAKHKTPLLDQLESGPWPSFVSDIKQECDSRAKNEKGIEFQIPADCPDDLLGVLELSYKDGETHWKHGGIVGVFGYGGGVIGRYCDQPEMFPGVAHFHTVRVNQPSGKFYTTEFLRQLCDLWEFRGSGLTNMHGATGDIVFIGTTTPQLEEIFFELTHNLNTDLGGSGSNLRTPATCMGMSRCEFACYDTQALCYDMTNEYQDELHRPAFPYKFKFKFDGCPNGCVASIARSDFSVIGTWRDAIRIDQKAVAGYVGGEIAPNAGAHAGRDWGKFDIQKEVIDLCPSECMSYEGGKLAINDKECVRCMHCINTMPQALRIGNDRGASIFVGAKAPILDGAQMGSLLVPFVKVDADNEYREIKDVVEGIWDLWMEEGKNRERLGETMKRMGFNKIIEAAGVPFDSRQVQEPRTNPYIFWKAEDVEGGWDRDISDYRKRHKL; encoded by the coding sequence ATGGCGAAACACAAAACCCCCTTGTTGGACCAGCTGGAAAGCGGCCCGTGGCCCAGCTTTGTGTCCGACATTAAGCAGGAGTGTGACAGCAGAGCCAAGAACGAGAAGGGGATCGAGTTCCAGATCCCCGCCGACTGCCCGGACGACCTGCTGGGCGTGCTTGAGCTCTCCTACAAAGACGGTGAGACCCACTGGAAGCACGGCGGCATCGTCGGCGTTTTCGGTTACGGCGGCGGCGTCATCGGTCGTTACTGCGACCAGCCTGAGATGTTCCCCGGCGTGGCCCACTTCCACACCGTGCGCGTGAACCAGCCCTCCGGCAAATTCTACACCACCGAATTCCTCCGTCAGCTCTGCGACCTCTGGGAGTTCCGCGGCTCCGGTCTGACCAACATGCATGGCGCCACCGGCGACATCGTGTTCATCGGCACCACCACCCCGCAGCTCGAAGAGATCTTCTTTGAACTGACCCACAACCTGAACACCGACCTCGGCGGTTCCGGTTCCAACCTGCGTACGCCGGCCACCTGCATGGGCATGTCCCGCTGCGAGTTCGCCTGCTACGACACCCAGGCCCTCTGCTACGACATGACGAACGAGTACCAGGACGAGCTGCACCGCCCGGCCTTCCCGTACAAGTTCAAGTTCAAGTTCGACGGCTGCCCGAACGGCTGCGTGGCCTCCATCGCCCGTTCCGACTTCTCCGTCATCGGCACCTGGCGCGACGCGATCCGCATCGACCAGAAGGCCGTTGCCGGCTACGTCGGCGGCGAGATCGCCCCGAACGCCGGTGCCCACGCGGGCCGCGACTGGGGCAAGTTCGACATCCAGAAGGAAGTCATCGACCTGTGCCCGTCCGAGTGCATGTCCTACGAGGGTGGCAAGCTGGCCATCAACGACAAGGAATGCGTCCGCTGCATGCACTGCATCAACACCATGCCGCAGGCTCTGCGCATCGGTAACGATCGCGGCGCCTCCATCTTCGTCGGCGCCAAGGCTCCGATCCTCGACGGTGCGCAGATGGGCTCCCTGCTCGTCCCGTTCGTCAAGGTCGATGCCGACAACGAGTACCGCGAGATCAAGGACGTCGTCGAAGGCATCTGGGATCTGTGGATGGAAGAAGGCAAGAACCGCGAGCGTCTTGGCGAAACCATGAAACGCATGGGCTTCAACAAGATCATCGAAGCGGCCGGTGTCCCCTTCGATTCGCGTCAGGTGCAGGAACCCCGCACCAACCCCTACATCTTCTGGAAGGCCGAAGATGTGGAAGGCGGCTGGGATCGCGACATCTCCGACTACAGAAAACGCCACAAGCTGTAA
- a CDS encoding YkgJ family cysteine cluster protein, producing the protein MIERETTTGCRRCGICCGKGGPALHDEDAGLVGGVLPMEKLTTLRVGEMVYDQPLGKVVPLVEEIIKIRSAPDSATCIFFDEKNRACGIYENRPVECRAQLCENDERLKAVYDKERIGRRDLLPEGHPLLELIEDHDERCSPRRLTSLARRIAEGDKDALEAVGALLAYDAELRKAISEKSGISPDALEFLLGRSLDKVLAGIGLEVRREDGRTVLRRRPVRI; encoded by the coding sequence ATGATCGAACGCGAGACCACCACCGGCTGCCGCCGCTGCGGCATCTGCTGCGGCAAGGGCGGCCCCGCCCTGCACGACGAGGACGCCGGACTCGTGGGCGGCGTCCTGCCCATGGAAAAGCTGACCACCCTGCGGGTGGGCGAAATGGTCTATGACCAGCCCCTCGGCAAGGTCGTACCCCTGGTCGAGGAGATCATCAAGATCCGTTCGGCCCCGGATTCCGCGACCTGCATATTCTTCGACGAGAAAAACCGGGCCTGCGGCATCTACGAGAACAGGCCCGTGGAATGCCGCGCCCAGCTCTGCGAGAACGACGAACGGCTCAAGGCCGTCTACGACAAGGAGCGCATCGGCCGCCGCGACCTGCTGCCGGAGGGGCACCCCCTGCTGGAGCTGATCGAGGACCACGACGAGCGCTGCTCCCCCCGCCGCCTGACCAGCCTGGCGCGACGCATCGCCGAAGGCGACAAGGACGCGCTCGAAGCGGTGGGCGCACTTCTCGCCTACGATGCCGAGCTTCGCAAGGCCATTTCGGAAAAGTCCGGAATCAGCCCGGACGCCTTGGAATTTCTGCTCGGACGCTCCCTGGACAAGGTTCTCGCCGGAATCGGCCTTGAGGTCCGGCGCGAGGACGGGCGCACCGTGCTGCGCAGACGCCCGGTGCGGATCTAG
- a CDS encoding phage regulatory CII family protein codes for MHAYDLTRIIQQSILEGGKPAKVIAEEIGKPYSTMLREANPFDTTAKVGVETLMDLMKATGNLAPLRYMAAKFGYDLVRKTETATEDVFSGAGNGYSVNA; via the coding sequence ATGCACGCTTACGATCTTACCCGCATCATCCAGCAGAGCATTCTTGAAGGCGGAAAGCCGGCCAAGGTCATCGCAGAGGAAATCGGGAAGCCTTATTCCACCATGCTTCGCGAAGCCAATCCCTTTGACACGACGGCCAAGGTCGGTGTGGAAACCCTCATGGATCTGATGAAAGCGACCGGCAACCTGGCGCCGCTGCGCTACATGGCTGCGAAATTCGGGTACGACCTTGTGCGGAAGACGGAAACCGCCACGGAGGACGTGTTCTCCGGTGCGGGAAACGGCTATTCCGTGAATGCCTGA
- a CDS encoding Rv0361 family membrane protein, with protein sequence MLRKAFNLAAVLFLFSALLVGCGGPGPEKAAQSALEATVSGDFKTASDNFCKKMLDEMPPQELIDEIAKELKQYEFDFSGLKYEVVEEKGDSATVHVSGTIKAKGPDDEKTDDMDEKISMVKEDGQWKVCE encoded by the coding sequence ATGTTGCGCAAAGCCTTCAACCTGGCTGCGGTCCTTTTTCTTTTCAGCGCCCTTCTCGTGGGATGCGGCGGCCCCGGCCCTGAAAAGGCCGCGCAAAGCGCGTTGGAGGCCACTGTCAGCGGCGACTTCAAGACGGCGTCCGACAATTTCTGCAAGAAGATGCTCGACGAGATGCCTCCCCAGGAGCTCATCGACGAGATCGCCAAGGAACTCAAGCAGTACGAATTCGACTTTTCCGGGCTGAAGTACGAGGTCGTCGAGGAAAAAGGCGACAGCGCCACGGTCCACGTGAGCGGCACCATCAAGGCCAAGGGACCGGACGACGAAAAGACCGACGACATGGACGAGAAGATCTCCATGGTCAAGGAAGACGGACAATGGAAGGTCTGCGAATAA
- a CDS encoding STT3 domain-containing protein produces the protein MISVVNRIFGANDADTPRLGLRVDWKTLLAACLLAWLVNFLLRMIDLSAWGHPGLFVNDGHIMGTHDTYYWLAAASGVRGTYNSEMHILLRGVSVLFGGNLVNAAFFGPVLLAGLVGAVGALWGWLLGGRNGAWLAGLLSGLAPGFYRRTRLGYYDTDLMTLLMPLLAGFLLALLLRKYIRPSWRTVEQEPAAWGLRDALAAVGFGMLARCGWWFHQDIFSYYVVIAWLAAALAIVGGVRGARGAALWQIALFGMAALWGREGTGLSRALAGFAPLFALVLALGVGLLPAAPRRRVISLPVGAAVLCLVALLGNFVLGPLDLIWSQLAPYFKPVADGVAAGVAGVTPPTYPAVAQSIIEAENVGLAAIFMRLGPFSWLAPFGIIGLIWVVLRRPAAVLLLPLLGLGLAGWKLGVRFTMFGGPAVAIGLAVPLAWGMERLVRAKNLRAWYVPASQIAIGLAIVAGLAFQYKSLPLTPVIDKPHGEALVALGERAPEGSTVWTWWDYGYATQFYAGRMTPSDGGQHAGRYIYPTALALVSDSLRQSAGIIKYAALHGGDPSGEWDAMGAQAARAQVESLRTEDVPAPDKPQYLVVPWADMRITKWISFFGSWRLDTGAAPEGYRSQRVTTAFQLDPRRGLLVPADGRPPIPVSSVDVLDGGDYKHHDFLQNLGAPHLVVNKGQQDTYLMDESLYSSTLVRLLVGNPDDPAISEHFQLVVEGSPHVRIYRVK, from the coding sequence ATGATCTCGGTAGTGAACCGCATATTCGGCGCAAACGATGCCGATACGCCCCGACTGGGTCTGCGCGTTGACTGGAAAACCCTTCTGGCGGCCTGTCTGCTCGCCTGGCTCGTCAACTTCCTCTTGCGGATGATCGACCTCTCCGCGTGGGGGCATCCCGGTCTTTTCGTGAACGACGGCCATATCATGGGCACGCACGACACCTATTACTGGCTGGCTGCCGCGAGCGGTGTCCGCGGAACCTACAACTCGGAAATGCATATTCTTTTGCGTGGTGTTTCCGTCCTCTTCGGCGGAAATCTCGTCAACGCCGCCTTTTTCGGTCCGGTATTGCTGGCCGGGCTGGTGGGGGCTGTGGGGGCGCTGTGGGGATGGCTGCTTGGCGGGCGCAATGGCGCGTGGTTGGCGGGCCTGCTTTCGGGGTTGGCGCCCGGATTTTACCGCCGTACGAGGCTCGGTTATTACGATACAGACCTCATGACCCTGCTCATGCCGCTTTTGGCGGGGTTTCTGTTGGCCCTCCTGCTGCGCAAATATATCCGTCCGTCTTGGCGGACCGTGGAGCAGGAGCCTGCTGCCTGGGGACTTCGCGACGCACTCGCCGCAGTGGGATTCGGCATGCTCGCGCGATGCGGATGGTGGTTCCACCAGGATATTTTTTCTTACTATGTAGTCATCGCCTGGCTTGCCGCGGCCCTGGCGATTGTCGGCGGTGTGCGCGGCGCGCGCGGCGCGGCTTTGTGGCAGATCGCACTGTTCGGCATGGCCGCGCTGTGGGGACGGGAAGGAACCGGGCTGAGCAGGGCGCTCGCCGGCTTTGCCCCGCTTTTTGCCTTGGTGCTCGCCCTGGGAGTGGGGCTTTTGCCCGCAGCCCCGCGACGGCGTGTGATTTCTCTTCCCGTAGGCGCGGCAGTCCTGTGCTTGGTCGCTTTGCTGGGCAATTTTGTTCTCGGCCCGCTGGATCTGATCTGGTCCCAGCTCGCCCCCTACTTCAAGCCCGTGGCGGACGGCGTGGCAGCGGGAGTGGCCGGAGTGACCCCGCCCACGTATCCGGCCGTGGCCCAGAGCATCATCGAGGCCGAAAACGTCGGGCTCGCCGCCATTTTCATGCGGCTCGGCCCGTTCAGCTGGCTGGCTCCCTTCGGAATCATCGGCCTGATCTGGGTGGTATTGCGCCGCCCCGCGGCCGTGCTGCTCCTGCCGCTGCTCGGCCTGGGCCTCGCGGGCTGGAAGCTCGGCGTGCGCTTCACCATGTTCGGCGGTCCCGCGGTGGCCATCGGCCTGGCCGTGCCGCTGGCTTGGGGCATGGAGCGCCTGGTGCGGGCAAAAAATCTGCGCGCCTGGTACGTCCCTGCCTCGCAGATCGCCATCGGCCTGGCCATCGTCGCGGGCCTTGCCTTCCAGTACAAGTCCCTGCCGCTGACCCCGGTCATCGACAAGCCGCACGGCGAGGCCCTGGTGGCCCTGGGCGAGAGAGCCCCGGAAGGAAGCACCGTCTGGACCTGGTGGGACTACGGCTACGCGACCCAGTTCTACGCCGGGCGCATGACCCCCTCGGACGGCGGCCAGCACGCCGGGCGCTACATTTACCCCACGGCTCTGGCCCTGGTTTCGGATTCGCTCCGGCAGTCCGCAGGAATCATCAAGTACGCCGCCCTGCACGGCGGCGATCCCTCCGGGGAATGGGACGCCATGGGCGCGCAGGCGGCGCGGGCGCAGGTCGAGAGCCTGCGCACCGAGGACGTGCCCGCGCCGGACAAGCCGCAATATCTCGTGGTGCCCTGGGCGGACATGCGCATTACCAAGTGGATCAGCTTTTTCGGCTCCTGGCGGCTGGACACGGGAGCCGCGCCGGAAGGGTATCGCAGCCAGCGCGTGACCACGGCCTTTCAGCTCGACCCGCGCCGGGGCTTGCTCGTGCCCGCCGACGGCAGGCCGCCGATCCCCGTGAGCAGCGTGGACGTGCTCGACGGCGGCGACTACAAGCACCACGATTTCCTGCAGAACCTCGGCGCGCCGCATCTGGTCGTGAACAAGGGGCAGCAGGACACCTACCTCATGGACGAATCCCTTTACAGCAGCACCCTGGTGCGCCTGCTCGTGGGCAATCCGGATGATCCCGCCATCAGCGAGCATTTCCAGCTGGTGGTCGAGGGCTCGCCCCACGTGCGCATTTATCGGGTCAAATAG
- a CDS encoding winged helix-turn-helix domain-containing protein, whose amino-acid sequence MLTELFTSKTRIKLLMKLFLNPQVSCYLRELAGEFDVSPNAIKGELDSLTSAGYLEREQNGRSVFFRANPRHPFFPEISSIVRKTFGIDQLMDEIMASLGKVEEVYILDDYAQGRDSGIIDVLLVGDVNRDKLEDLRRITEQKINRKVRPLAITAREFDEARDIFMKRPHWKVV is encoded by the coding sequence ATGCTTACCGAGCTGTTCACATCGAAAACGCGCATCAAGCTCTTGATGAAGCTTTTCCTCAACCCGCAAGTCTCCTGCTATCTGCGCGAACTGGCGGGCGAGTTCGATGTATCGCCGAACGCCATCAAAGGCGAGCTGGACAGCCTGACCAGCGCCGGGTACCTCGAACGGGAGCAAAATGGCCGATCCGTCTTTTTCCGGGCCAACCCCCGCCATCCTTTCTTCCCGGAAATCAGCTCCATCGTGCGCAAGACCTTCGGCATCGACCAGCTCATGGACGAGATCATGGCCAGCCTGGGGAAGGTGGAGGAAGTCTACATCCTGGACGACTACGCCCAGGGCAGGGACTCCGGCATCATCGACGTGCTGCTCGTGGGGGACGTGAACCGCGACAAGCTCGAAGACCTGCGCCGCATCACCGAGCAGAAGATCAACCGCAAGGTCCGCCCTCTGGCCATCACCGCGCGGGAGTTTGACGAAGCCCGCGATATTTTCATGAAACGCCCTCATTGGAAGGTTGTCTGA
- a CDS encoding radical SAM protein — protein MNATGTPFSVDAGAFPVRVTLELTNICNLSCTFCPRKLMERSRGFMDVALAKRLIDEMSEHDCHALVPFFRGESLLHPEWEEILRHARQRLSGELQFTSNAALLTTEAADRLLALGIDFISFSLDTLEPALYNASRKGGDLEKAMRNVRHFIARRDQLDAPTLVQISSVQTKAHRPGMDRFIDYWTDRADRVRVYTEHSSDGNPGSIGEELPNFEERKPCRKPFTDIAVYWNGTVAVCNHDWTRLVDGSPLGDASKSDIHDIWTSAAYQRLREKHLDGNLEDCPPCTHCDHWKMYYMEEGFLGRTYLRKARRNAADANPGSVGSAYPLADDEPSPSHP, from the coding sequence ATGAACGCAACCGGAACACCTTTTTCCGTCGACGCTGGCGCCTTCCCTGTCCGGGTGACGCTGGAATTGACCAACATCTGCAACCTCAGTTGCACCTTCTGCCCGCGCAAGCTGATGGAACGCTCGCGCGGCTTCATGGACGTCGCGTTGGCCAAACGGCTCATCGACGAGATGAGCGAACATGATTGCCATGCGCTCGTACCCTTTTTCCGGGGAGAGAGCCTGCTGCACCCGGAATGGGAAGAAATCCTGCGCCACGCCCGCCAACGGCTCTCCGGAGAACTCCAGTTCACTTCCAACGCGGCGCTTTTGACGACGGAAGCGGCAGACAGACTTCTGGCGCTGGGCATCGACTTCATCTCCTTCTCGCTTGATACGCTTGAACCGGCGCTCTACAACGCCTCCAGAAAAGGTGGCGACCTGGAAAAAGCCATGCGCAACGTGCGGCATTTCATTGCCCGGCGTGATCAGCTCGACGCGCCGACCCTTGTCCAGATATCCTCCGTCCAGACGAAGGCCCACCGTCCCGGCATGGACCGCTTCATCGACTACTGGACCGACCGGGCCGACCGCGTCCGGGTGTACACGGAGCACAGCTCGGACGGGAACCCCGGAAGCATCGGCGAAGAACTGCCGAACTTCGAAGAGCGTAAGCCCTGCAGAAAGCCCTTCACCGACATCGCGGTCTATTGGAACGGCACCGTTGCTGTCTGCAACCACGACTGGACAAGGCTTGTGGACGGCTCTCCGCTTGGTGACGCTTCCAAATCAGACATCCACGACATCTGGACCTCGGCAGCCTACCAACGGCTTCGCGAAAAGCATCTCGACGGCAACCTTGAAGACTGCCCCCCCTGCACGCATTGCGACCACTGGAAGATGTACTACATGGAGGAAGGATTCTTGGGGCGTACCTATCTGCGAAAGGCACGACGAAACGCAGCCGATGCAAACCCGGGCTCTGTCGGTTCTGCGTATCCCCTTGCGGACGATGAGCCTTCGCCCTCGCATCCATGA
- a CDS encoding acyltransferase — protein MRNLKASDRLFFVVQAWLKYLSFSWAARLRGRLYSRFCKAAGRNLTIHDGVTIKHPGGITFGDNVTLNTGCFLGGGGGLTIGSDVMIGAGSKIVTSAHTHDKTDIPMREQGLEWKPVHVEDDVWFGFDVVVLPGVRIGRGSILGAASVVTRDVPPYSVVAGNPGRVLRQRTER, from the coding sequence ATGCGAAACTTGAAGGCCTCGGATCGTCTCTTCTTTGTTGTTCAGGCCTGGCTGAAGTACCTCTCGTTCTCGTGGGCCGCCCGCTTGCGCGGTCGCCTCTACTCCCGGTTCTGCAAAGCCGCGGGGCGCAACCTGACCATCCACGATGGAGTGACGATCAAGCATCCGGGGGGAATTACCTTCGGCGACAACGTGACGTTGAATACCGGCTGCTTCCTTGGAGGCGGCGGCGGGTTGACCATCGGGAGCGACGTCATGATCGGGGCTGGCAGCAAGATCGTCACATCAGCCCACACTCACGACAAAACGGACATTCCCATGCGCGAGCAGGGCCTGGAATGGAAGCCCGTGCATGTGGAGGACGACGTATGGTTCGGGTTCGACGTTGTCGTCCTCCCCGGCGTACGCATAGGAAGGGGCTCCATCCTCGGAGCCGCAAGCGTGGTCACGCGGGATGTGCCCCCCTACAGCGTTGTCGCGGGCAACCCCGGCCGGGTTCTGCGGCAGCGTACGGAGCGATAG
- the asnB gene encoding asparagine synthase (glutamine-hydrolyzing) has translation MCGICGVLNFSGSPVLREQLEAMNAVLAHRGPDGEGVFTDGPLGLAHRRLAILDLSSAGQQPMLTEDGRLAISYNGEVYNFRELRHQLEGLGHVFRSECDTEVVLNSYVQWGAKAVERFNGMFALAIYDRRERKLFLARDRYGIKPLYYAFQNGTFFFASEQKAILHYPGFARRVDSEAVLEYFTFQNLFSDRTFLQGVRLFPAGHHATLDCAHPTDKLPFRQYWDFHFREPEHPLDENEYVEEADRLFRQAVRRQLVSDVEVGAFLSGGIDSGSIVAEASKHTRDFKTFTCGFDLHSASGLELAFDERERAEQLSYLFKTRHYEMVLKAGDMEACLPQLVRHLEEPRVGQSYPNYYAAHLASKFCTVVLAGTGGDELFAGYPWRYPRNAATQTFDEYVDSYYLFWQRLIPNSLIKKVFRPVWGSVEHVWTRDIFRDVFPKHLAPPQSPQDFINHSLYFECKTFLHGLLVVEDKLTMAHGLEARVPFLDNDLVDFAMQVPVACKLKHINSVQRIDENEPGSSMRKNTFGKQDGKIILRKCLQRHVPDDMLKAAKQGFSGPDATWFKGESIDFVRNVIFNDHSRLFEYLDRQAVRDLVREHLDGKQNRRLLIWSLLNFEQWLNEFMEAA, from the coding sequence ATGTGCGGAATTTGCGGCGTCCTGAACTTCTCCGGTTCCCCGGTCCTCCGCGAACAGCTGGAGGCGATGAATGCGGTCCTGGCACATCGGGGACCGGATGGTGAGGGTGTCTTCACTGATGGTCCCCTGGGGCTGGCCCACCGCCGACTGGCGATTCTGGACCTGAGCAGCGCGGGACAACAGCCCATGCTGACCGAGGATGGACGTCTCGCGATCTCGTACAATGGCGAAGTCTACAATTTCCGCGAACTACGTCATCAACTGGAAGGGCTCGGCCACGTTTTCCGCTCCGAATGCGACACCGAGGTGGTGCTGAACTCTTATGTCCAATGGGGGGCAAAGGCTGTTGAGCGCTTCAACGGCATGTTCGCTCTCGCCATTTACGACAGGAGGGAGCGGAAGCTCTTCCTCGCCCGTGACAGGTACGGCATCAAGCCGTTGTATTACGCATTTCAGAACGGCACATTTTTCTTCGCGTCGGAACAAAAGGCGATTTTACACTATCCTGGATTTGCCCGTCGCGTGGACAGCGAAGCTGTGCTCGAATATTTCACCTTTCAAAACCTCTTTTCCGACAGAACCTTCCTCCAGGGAGTCCGACTCTTTCCAGCGGGCCACCACGCCACGCTCGATTGCGCACACCCAACAGACAAATTGCCTTTTCGGCAATATTGGGACTTCCACTTCCGGGAGCCCGAACACCCCCTCGACGAGAACGAATACGTTGAGGAAGCCGACAGGCTCTTCAGGCAGGCAGTTCGACGCCAGCTCGTGAGCGACGTGGAGGTGGGAGCTTTTCTCTCCGGAGGCATCGACTCCGGCTCCATCGTGGCCGAGGCTTCCAAGCATACACGGGACTTCAAGACCTTTACCTGCGGCTTTGATCTCCACTCCGCGTCGGGACTGGAACTGGCTTTTGACGAAAGGGAGCGGGCCGAGCAGCTCTCCTACCTCTTCAAAACCCGGCACTATGAGATGGTGCTCAAGGCGGGGGACATGGAAGCCTGCCTGCCGCAATTGGTTCGGCATCTCGAAGAGCCTCGGGTGGGCCAAAGCTACCCGAACTATTACGCCGCCCACCTTGCCAGCAAATTCTGTACGGTGGTCCTGGCCGGCACGGGCGGGGATGAGCTTTTTGCCGGGTATCCATGGCGATATCCACGAAACGCGGCAACACAGACTTTCGACGAATACGTCGACAGCTACTACCTGTTCTGGCAGCGGTTGATCCCCAATTCGCTCATCAAGAAAGTTTTTCGACCGGTCTGGGGCTCCGTTGAACATGTCTGGACACGAGATATCTTCCGCGACGTTTTCCCGAAGCATCTCGCCCCGCCACAAAGCCCGCAGGACTTCATCAACCATTCGCTCTACTTCGAATGCAAGACCTTCCTGCACGGCCTGCTCGTGGTCGAGGACAAGCTGACCATGGCGCACGGCCTTGAGGCTCGTGTCCCCTTCCTGGATAACGACCTTGTGGACTTCGCCATGCAGGTTCCTGTGGCCTGCAAGCTCAAGCACATCAACAGCGTTCAACGCATCGACGAGAACGAGCCGGGCAGTTCCATGCGCAAGAACACGTTTGGCAAGCAGGACGGCAAGATCATCCTGCGCAAATGTCTTCAGCGGCATGTGCCGGACGATATGCTCAAGGCTGCGAAACAGGGCTTTTCCGGCCCCGATGCGACATGGTTCAAGGGAGAGAGTATTGACTTTGTTCGCAACGTCATCTTCAATGACCACTCCCGCTTGTTTGAGTATCTTGACCGTCAGGCTGTACGCGACCTTGTCCGAGAGCACCTGGACGGAAAACAGAATCGACGCCTGCTGATCTGGTCGCTCCTCAACTTCGAGCAATGGCTGAACGAATTCATGGAGGCTGCATGA
- a CDS encoding NAD-dependent epimerase/dehydratase family protein, with amino-acid sequence MKALVTGANGYVGRHLTALLAELGHEVHAVVRSHPERLPSGVVPVVADLSQTGWTDALPDKAEAVIHLAQSMQYREFPAGAEDMFAINVRSTFELLEWARIRKADDFIFAGTGSVYPLRPEPQGESTPCEPPNFYAVSKFSAEKMVLQYSPSFRPRVFRIFSVYGPGQENMLLPRLARSVKLGNPITLAGGVGLRLSPIHVHDVCRILAETPGRDDLPGILNLAGPECLSIRELSLELGRCLETEPVFEETQDTPSAICGDVSTLLRHFPDLHLRRFADYAHEVRP; translated from the coding sequence ATGAAGGCTCTCGTCACTGGCGCGAACGGCTATGTCGGACGGCACTTGACGGCCCTGCTGGCCGAACTTGGACACGAAGTCCACGCTGTGGTGCGTTCGCACCCCGAACGCCTTCCCTCCGGAGTCGTGCCCGTGGTCGCCGACCTCTCCCAAACAGGTTGGACCGATGCTCTCCCCGACAAAGCAGAGGCGGTGATCCACCTCGCGCAGTCCATGCAATATCGAGAATTTCCCGCCGGTGCCGAGGACATGTTCGCCATCAACGTCCGCTCCACCTTCGAACTGCTGGAATGGGCTCGCATCCGGAAGGCGGATGACTTTATTTTCGCTGGAACCGGCAGCGTCTACCCGTTGCGCCCCGAACCGCAGGGAGAGTCCACGCCATGCGAGCCGCCCAACTTTTATGCGGTCAGCAAGTTCAGCGCGGAAAAAATGGTGCTGCAGTACAGTCCTTCTTTCCGTCCTCGAGTCTTCCGCATCTTCTCGGTTTACGGTCCGGGCCAGGAAAACATGTTGCTCCCCCGCCTTGCCCGAAGCGTAAAATTGGGGAACCCCATCACCCTGGCGGGCGGAGTGGGGCTTCGGCTTTCGCCCATTCATGTCCATGACGTCTGCCGGATTCTTGCTGAAACACCCGGACGAGACGACCTGCCCGGAATTCTCAATCTCGCCGGGCCGGAATGCCTGAGCATTCGGGAACTGAGCTTGGAATTGGGCCGCTGCCTCGAAACAGAACCGGTCTTCGAGGAAACGCAGGACACTCCTTCCGCCATCTGCGGAGACGTTTCCACTCTGCTGCGGCACTTTCCGGATTTGCACCTGCGCCGTTTCGCCGACTATGCCCACGAGGTGCGCCCATGA
- a CDS encoding polysaccharide deacetylase family protein yields MRPADFTTQEFHRLLRLAGERYAFHTFTDCPRDGEFLIWRHDIDLSPQRALRLARIEREESVRAIYFINPHSEFYNLLDQHCTAAVREIASLGHELGVHFDSCYFGDPREDFEEVLAREKRMLEDIFRVEMGSFSFHYTTPFSQTFTGESYAGMVNAASDYFRNEVTYCSDSNGLWRYDRLEDVLLKGGHERLQVLTHPGLWQDEPMPPADRYRRCVYGRADATWKWINDFLQSCGREFGVQGCSETNKSKSM; encoded by the coding sequence ATGCGACCCGCCGACTTCACAACGCAAGAATTCCACCGACTGCTGCGGCTGGCCGGGGAACGCTATGCCTTCCATACTTTCACGGACTGTCCGAGGGACGGAGAATTTCTCATCTGGCGACACGACATCGACCTTTCCCCGCAGCGCGCGCTCCGACTCGCACGGATTGAGCGGGAGGAAAGCGTCCGGGCGATCTATTTCATCAATCCCCACAGCGAATTCTACAACCTGCTCGATCAGCACTGCACCGCCGCCGTTAGGGAAATCGCCTCTCTCGGCCACGAACTGGGAGTCCACTTCGATTCCTGCTACTTCGGCGACCCCCGCGAGGACTTTGAGGAGGTGCTCGCCCGCGAGAAGCGGATGCTTGAGGATATCTTCCGCGTGGAGATGGGCAGTTTCTCGTTCCACTATACCACCCCGTTTTCGCAGACCTTCACCGGGGAAAGCTACGCGGGGATGGTCAACGCGGCCTCGGACTATTTTCGCAACGAGGTGACGTATTGCTCCGATTCCAACGGACTCTGGCGCTACGATCGCCTGGAGGACGTGCTGCTCAAGGGCGGACACGAACGGCTCCAGGTGCTTACGCACCCAGGGCTCTGGCAGGATGAGCCCATGCCGCCGGCTGATCGCTACCGCCGGTGCGTTTACGGCCGCGCGGACGCCACATGGAAATGGATCAACGACTTCCTGCAGTCCTGCGGAAGAGAATTTGGCGTTCAGGGATGCAGTGAAACCAATAAAAGTAAATCAATGTGA